CACGCCTCGGGTGATCGTGACGATCCGCTCGCCGTCGGTCTTCACCAGGTCGGGCTCGTCGGCGCCTGCCTCGTTCACGTTCGTCGTGGAGTGCGCCGGTACGGCGGCCTTGGCGTCCGCCTGGCCCGCGGCAATGCTCTCGCGGCCGAGCATGATCGGCCCGCCGAGTCCCCACGGCCCGACGATCTTGGCGGTGGCCGCGCGCAGGCCCTCCAGCATCTCCTCGCAGGAGTCGTAGGAGACCAGCTTGACGGCGCCGAGCGTCACCGGCGTGCCCTCGGGGGCCGTCGCGGACGGCGTGCCGGGGGTCGTGCCACCGGTGCACGCCGTCGCGAGCAGGGTGAGCGCGACGGCGGCGGCGGTGCCGATCGAAGTCCTCATGCCCCTACGACGAATCCGGCGCCGAGGCGGTTCACGGCACGCGCGGTCACATCGGCGGATCTTGGATTTCGTCCGGCCATCGGGGGGCCGCCGATAGAATGCGGGTATCGCGGCAGCTCTTTGGGGGTCTTTTCTGTGTCTGAGTTCGACACGGTCCTGGTCGTCGACTTCGGCGCTCAGTACGCGCAGTTGATCGCTCGGCGGGTGCGTGAGTGCCACGTGTACTCCGAGATCGTCCCGTCCACCATGCCGGTGGCCGAGATGCTCGCGAAGCGGCCCAAGGCCATCATCCTGTCCGGCGGCCCCGCGTCGGTGTACGCCGAAGGCGCGCCGGCCGCGCCTGAGGGCCTGTTCGAGACCGGCGTGCCGACGTTCGGCATCTGCTACGGCTTCCAGGAGATGGCCCGGGTCCTCGGCGGCCAGGTCGCGCACACCGGCATCTCCGAGTACGGCCGCACCCAGCTCACCGTGGGCCGCGAAGGCGTGCTGCTGTCCGGCCTGCCGGCGACCCAGTCGGTGTGGATGTCCCACGGCGACAGCGTGGTCGCCGCGCCGCAGGGCTTCCAGGTGACCGGCTGGACCCCCGACACCCCCGTGGCCGTCATGGAGGCTCCCGACCGCGGGCTGTACGGCGTGCAGTTCCACCCCGAGGTCCTGCACTCCGACCACGGCCAGGCCGTGCTCAAGCACTTCCTCGACGCCGCCGGCTGCCGTCCGTCCTGGACGATGCTCAACATCGTCGAGGACGCCGTCGACGCCGTGCGCGCTCAGGTGGGCCCGCGGGGCCGCGCCATCTGCGGCCTGTCGGGTGGCGTCGACTCCGCCGTGGCCGCCGCCATCGTGCAGCGCGCCATCGGTGACCGGCTGACCTGCGTGTTCGTCGACCACGGCCTGCTGCGCAAAGGCGAGGCCGAGCAGGTGGAGCGCGACTTCGTGGCCGCCACCGGGGTCAGGCTGCGCGTCGTGGACGCCGCCGAGCGTTTCCTCAAGGCGCTGTCCGGGGTGACCGACCCCGAGGAGAAGCGCAAGATCATCGGCCGTGAGTTCATCCGCGTCTTCGAGGACGAGCAGCGGGCCATCATGGCCGACGGCCCCGTCGACTTCCTCGTGCAGGGCACCCTCTACCCCGACGTGGTGGAGTCCGGCGGCGGCACCGGCGCCGCCAACATCAAGTCCCACCACAACGTCGGCGGCCTTCCGGACGATCTGAGGTTCTCCCTGGTGGAGCCGCTGCGCACCCTCTTCAAGGACGAGGTGCGCCGCGCCGGCGAGGAGCTCGGCCTCCCTCCCGCCATGGTCTGGCGCCAGCCGTTCCCCGGCCCCGGTCTCGGCATCCGCATCGTCGGCGAGGTCACCGCCGACCGCCTGTCCATCCTGCGCGAGGCCGACGCCATCGCGCGCGAGGAGCTGTCCCGCGCCGGCCTGGACCGCGAGATCTGGCAGTGCCCCGTGGTCCTGCTGGCCGACGTCCGCTCCGTCGGCGTCCAGGGGGACGGCCGCACGTACGGCCACCCCGTGGTCCTGCGTCCCGTCAGCAGCGAGGACGCCATGACCGCCGACTGGTCCCGCGTCCCCTACGACGTGCTCGCCAGGATCTCCACCCGCATCACCAACGAGGTCCGCGAGATCAACCGCGTCGTCCTCGACGTCACCAGCAAGCCGCCCGGCACCATCGAGTGGGAGTGATCCGGTTTCACCGGCCTCCTGGCGTCACGGGGAAGTGACCCTGATCCATGGGCCGCCTGGCGCTGTGGGGGAGTGATCCCGATTTCACGGGCCATCCGGTGTCGTTGATCCCGTCCCATCCGGGCTGACCTGGAGCGTCCGGCCCTGCGCGGTCGCCGGTGCGTGCCCGGTTGCCTGATTCCGGTTGCTCCGCGGCGCGGGGTGGGTCAGCCTGGTCTGATGTCATCCCCCCGGCCGGTTCCTCCGGATAGCGCCGCGCACGCAGGTCGACGTCTGGCGTGGCTGGACGCGCTGCGCGGGGTCGGAGCGGTGGCGGTGCTGCTGGAGCACATGCTCTACCGGTTCCTGCCGGGGTTGCGGCCGTACTGGATGAACCTCGGCATCTACGGGGTCATGGTCTTCTTCCTGGTCAGCGGGTACGTCATCCCGGCCTCGCTGGAGAACAAGGGGGACGTGCGCAGGTTCTGGCTGGGGAGACTGTTCCGGCTCTACCCCCTCTACCTGCTGGTGATCGTGATCGTGCTGCTTTCCACGCCGCTGGTGCCGGTGCGGCAGGGGGTGGGGGCCGATCCCGAGACCGTCGCGGCGCACGTCACCATGCTGCTCGACCTGGTGTGGACCCCGGGGATCGGCGAGACCATGTGGACGCTCTCCTACGAGATGGCGTTCTACCTGCTGATCACGGCCCTGTTCGTCGGCGGGTCGCACCGGCGCAGCGGTCTGTTCGCGGTGCTGTCCGCGGTGGCGGCGCTCGGGGTGGGCCTGCTGCTGGCGCGGCCGCTCACGGCGTACGTGGCGGCGGAGCTCTGGACGTTCGGGGTGATGGCCGCGGGGCTCGCGCTGGTGCTCGTGGGGAGAGGGTGGGTCCGCGCGGTGGGGGCCGTGGTCGTCGGCGCGCTGGCCGTCGTGCTGGTGCTGGTCGGGGGACGCATTCCCTGGCTCGGCCCGGCGATCCTGTCGGTGATGTTCACCGGCACGGTGCTGTACCGCTGGGAACGCGGGGAGATCTCGCATCTGTGGGCCGTCGCGGGGGTGGCGGTGCCGCTGGCCGCCACGCCGTTCTTCGCGGCGCGGGCCGGGTGGTGGGCCGATCCGCCGGTGTGGCTGGCCACCATGGCGCTGGTCGCGGCGACCTTCGCGCTCGGCATGGCGTTCCGGCGCCGGCGGGTGCCGCGCGCGCTGGTCTGGCTGGGGCTGGTCAGCTACTCGGTCTACCTGCTGCACCACCCTTTGATGAAGCTCTTCCTCGCCGTGTACGGCGACCCGCGCCGCGAGCCGCTCCTGCTGCAGGCGGCGCTCGCCGTGGCGTACATCACGGTGGTCCTCGGCCTGAGCTGGGTGACCTACCGCCTGGTGGAGCGGCCCATGCAGACCCTCGGCCGCCGGCTCTCCCGCGCGCTGCCGGAGCCTCCTGTGCCGACGCGGGGCCGCGAGACGGTCTCGGCCAGTAACCTTGGCTGACCGGGCCGCGGGGCCCTTCCGGGTGGGAGAAGTGAACGATGAACGCGACGACCCGGGTGCCGGTGCGGCGCCTGGCGTGGATGCACGGTGAGCTGGCCCGCTGGCAGGCCGACGGCCTGATCGACGCCGCCACCGCCTCCCGGATCGCCGATCGGTACGTCCCCGGCCGCCGGCTGAGCCTGGAGCGGCTCATCCTCGTCCTCGGCGGCGGGTTCCTCGGCGTCGGCCTCATCTGGCTGGTCTCGGCCAACCTCTACCGCATCTCGCCGACGGTCAGGTTCGCCGGCATCCTGATCGTCTGGCTGGGTGCCGTGGCGCTCGGCGAGATCCTCGCGCGGACCGTCCGGCCCGGCGGCGGCGTGGAGGCGGCGCGTCTGGTGGCCGTGCTCGCCGGCGGCGGCGTGGTGTTCCAGGCCGCGCAGAGCCTCCAGGTCCCGGCGTACGATTCCGGTCTGCTCGGCGTGTGGGCCGCGGGTTCCCTGGCCTACGCCTACGCCACCGGGTCCCGAGGGCCGCTGTCGGCCGCGCTGACCCTCGGCGCGGGCTGGTACGGCTGGTTCGCCGGGGAGCGGGTCTCCAGTGCCGGCGGCGTCGCGGTGGCCCTGGTCGTGGCGGGTGCGGTGTCCGTGGCGGTGGCCGTGCTGCACGAGTCGAGGTGGCGGCCGGAGTTCGCGCCGCTGTGGCGCCTGGCCGGGGTGGTTCTCGTGCTCGTCGGGCTGTTCGTCGCCGCCTTCCCGGGTTCGCCGCAGAGCGGCGGCCTGTACGGGTCGGTGGCGATCTGGCCGGGGCTGGTGGCCGTGGTGATCGCCGGGGCCGCCGCCTTTCTGCTGGGGGACACCGAGCGGCGCCGGGAGGTCGTGGCGGTGGTGCTCATGCTCGTCGCCGCGATGCTGCTGGCGGCGTGGGGTGCCGAGCCGCCGCGGTACCCGGAGGGCCCCGGTGCGGCGCAGACCGCGCGGGCCGTCGCCGGCACCTTGGTGTACGTCCTGTCCGCGGTGTGGTTCGCGGTGGTCGCCGCGCGGCGTGACCTGGCGCCGCTGGTGTACGTCGTCACCGCCGCGCTGGTGCTGTTCGTGACGGTGCAGAGCTTCGCGGTGTTCCAGCCGCTGCTGTCGGGTGCGGCGCTGTTCCTCGTGCTCGGCGTGGTGTTCCTCGTCACCGGCGTGCTGGTCGACTACGGCCGGCGCAGGCTCATGAGGGTGGTGCGATGAGTCGCCTGACGTCCCGTCCCGTGCTGGTCGCCGCCGCGGTCGTGCTCCAGCTCGCGCTGCTCACGGTCGCGGTGTGGCCGCAGCTGTCGGCCAGGCTCACCGGCACGCGGTACCGTCTCGCCGTGGGCCCGGTGGACCCCGTCGACCCGTTCCGCGGCGCGTACGCCGCGCTCCAGTACCCCGGCCTGCCGGTGGCGCGCGGTCTGCGTCCCGGCCGGGTGTTCGTGCCGCTGACCCGTGACGGCGCGGTGTGGAAGGGGACCGGCGTCGTCGTGGCCCGGCCGGCCGCGCCGCCGTACCTCACCTGCGAGACCCGCGGTGAGGGCCCGCTGAGCTGCGGCATCGACAGCCTGTTCCTGCCTGAGGACGCCGCGCGCCGCGTGCAGGAGGAGCTGCGCGACGACCGCGCCGCCGCCGTGGTGCGGGTGGACGACCAGGGCAACGCGGCCGTGCTGGACATCGAGCCCCGCTGACCGCCGCGGCGGACCAGGAGCGGCGTGGGTGGTCGTCCCGCCGTGGTGGCGGCGCGGGTCAGTCGTCGAACTCGCCGTCGCGGACGCCGAGGACGAAGGCGCGCCACTCGCCGGCCGTGTACCGCAGCACGGTGCCGTTGGGGTCGGCGGGGTTGCGCAGCGCGACGGCGCCACCGGGGAGGTAGGCGATCTCGATGCGGTCGTCGGACGTGCTGCCTGGTGCGCTCAGCCAGGTGACATCGGAGATGTCCATGGCGTACAGCTCGCTCTTCTCACCTGTGTCGCTCATCGTCGACCAGATCTCCTTCGGCTACAGCCCGGGGGACGTCGGATCACACGCGGCCGGAAGAACAGTGGCACGGCACAACAGTTCGAGAGAATACACGCCGGCTCGACCCGCCGCGCCTATCCGTGACGGATCGGTTTCGCAGGGGTACCGGGGTCAGCGCCAGCCGCTCACCGGGTACGTCTCGCCTGCACCGAGTTCGCGGCCCCGCAGCAGCGTGCTCACCGTGACGACGTGGTAGCCCTTCTTCTTGAGCGACCGCAGGATGCCGGGCATCGCGGCGACCGTCTCCGGCCAGATGTCGTGCATCAGCACGACCTTGTCGCGCGCCGCGTCGCCGAGCACCCGCTTGGTGATGGCCTTGGTGTTCCGCAGCTCCCAGTCGCGGGCCGTGCGGTTCCACAGGATCTGCGCGAGGCCGAGCTCGGCGGCGATGCCGGACACCCGTTCGTCGGTGTCGCCGTACGGGGGCCGCATCAGGGTGGGACGCCGTCCGGTGGCCCGCTCGATGGAGTCCTGCGCGCGTACCAGCTCGTCGCGGATCAGGCCGTCGTACAGGGACGTCAGGTGCGGGTGGTCGTAGGTGTGGTTGCCGATCTCGTGGCCCGCGCGTGCGATGGCGCGCGCCGTGCCGGGGTACCGATCGGCCTGCCGGCCCATCAGGAAGAACGTGACCTTGGTCTTGTTCTTGCTCAGCGTCTTGAGGAGCTTGCCGGTGTGGCGTCCGGGGCCGTCGTCGAAGGTCAGCGCGATGCACTTCACCTTGGCGCAGTCGACCGTCCGGGCCTTGGCCGCCGTCGTGACCGTGCCGGTTCTCGCCGCGGTGCCGGTCTTCGCGGCCGCGCCGGTCGTCCCGGCCTCGCCGCTCCTCCCTGCCGGGTCGGCCGCGGCGAGCGGCGACGCCGCCACCACCGCCGTCAGCGTCACCGTCAGGATCGGGAGCCACCGCCGCATCATCCATACTCCTTCCGCGCCGCGCCACCCTATCCCAGACGGGACTCGAGCCGAGTAACCATGCGATACCGGTAGATCCGTGCCGCTCCGTACGACGCCGGTCACCTCCCCACCGCGCCGGCGACCCCTACCCTGCGCGCGGGTCAAGAGGGCCGTCGGCAGGCGCCACCGCCGGTCAAGAATCCTTCTGGAGATCTCATGCGAGTTACAGAAGGTAAGATTCCGGCGACTTGTGGTAGTCATGCTGAGTGGCCATGGGGTCCTACTCGCTCGATGACGTCCGTGCGGCCCGCGCACGCGGAGCCTCGTGGTGGACGGCGCACCTCGTCGACCCGGTCGCCGGCCGGCTCGCGCTGCTCGCGGGGAACCACACCCGCGTCGCGCCGGCCGGTCTGACCCGCGCGTCACCGCTCCTCGGCCTCGGCGCGGCGGCGTGCTTCGCGACGGGCCGGTTCGCGGCCGGCGCGCTGCTGTTCCACCTGAGCGTCGCGGCCGTCCGCGCGGCCGGCGTGCTGGCCGGGCTGCGGGGCACGGTGCCGCCGGCCGGCCGGTGGCAGGACCACATGCGCGACCGCGTCCGGGTGGTCTGCTGCGCGTGCGGTCTGGCGTACGGCCTGTACGCGGCCACGGGACGGCCGGTGTACGTGCTGCTCGGCGTCGTCGTCGCCGTACTGGACCTGGTCCGGCACGTCGACACGCCACGGCTGAGACCGCCGCGCCGGCCGGCCGAGCCGGGGCTCGCGGACGCGCCGGA
The window above is part of the Sphaerisporangium rubeum genome. Proteins encoded here:
- the guaA gene encoding glutamine-hydrolyzing GMP synthase produces the protein MSEFDTVLVVDFGAQYAQLIARRVRECHVYSEIVPSTMPVAEMLAKRPKAIILSGGPASVYAEGAPAAPEGLFETGVPTFGICYGFQEMARVLGGQVAHTGISEYGRTQLTVGREGVLLSGLPATQSVWMSHGDSVVAAPQGFQVTGWTPDTPVAVMEAPDRGLYGVQFHPEVLHSDHGQAVLKHFLDAAGCRPSWTMLNIVEDAVDAVRAQVGPRGRAICGLSGGVDSAVAAAIVQRAIGDRLTCVFVDHGLLRKGEAEQVERDFVAATGVRLRVVDAAERFLKALSGVTDPEEKRKIIGREFIRVFEDEQRAIMADGPVDFLVQGTLYPDVVESGGGTGAANIKSHHNVGGLPDDLRFSLVEPLRTLFKDEVRRAGEELGLPPAMVWRQPFPGPGLGIRIVGEVTADRLSILREADAIAREELSRAGLDREIWQCPVVLLADVRSVGVQGDGRTYGHPVVLRPVSSEDAMTADWSRVPYDVLARISTRITNEVREINRVVLDVTSKPPGTIEWE
- a CDS encoding acyltransferase family protein, translating into MSSPRPVPPDSAAHAGRRLAWLDALRGVGAVAVLLEHMLYRFLPGLRPYWMNLGIYGVMVFFLVSGYVIPASLENKGDVRRFWLGRLFRLYPLYLLVIVIVLLSTPLVPVRQGVGADPETVAAHVTMLLDLVWTPGIGETMWTLSYEMAFYLLITALFVGGSHRRSGLFAVLSAVAALGVGLLLARPLTAYVAAELWTFGVMAAGLALVLVGRGWVRAVGAVVVGALAVVLVLVGGRIPWLGPAILSVMFTGTVLYRWERGEISHLWAVAGVAVPLAATPFFAARAGWWADPPVWLATMALVAATFALGMAFRRRRVPRALVWLGLVSYSVYLLHHPLMKLFLAVYGDPRREPLLLQAALAVAYITVVLGLSWVTYRLVERPMQTLGRRLSRALPEPPVPTRGRETVSASNLG
- a CDS encoding DUF2157 domain-containing protein, translated to MNATTRVPVRRLAWMHGELARWQADGLIDAATASRIADRYVPGRRLSLERLILVLGGGFLGVGLIWLVSANLYRISPTVRFAGILIVWLGAVALGEILARTVRPGGGVEAARLVAVLAGGGVVFQAAQSLQVPAYDSGLLGVWAAGSLAYAYATGSRGPLSAALTLGAGWYGWFAGERVSSAGGVAVALVVAGAVSVAVAVLHESRWRPEFAPLWRLAGVVLVLVGLFVAAFPGSPQSGGLYGSVAIWPGLVAVVIAGAAAFLLGDTERRREVVAVVLMLVAAMLLAAWGAEPPRYPEGPGAAQTARAVAGTLVYVLSAVWFAVVAARRDLAPLVYVVTAALVLFVTVQSFAVFQPLLSGAALFLVLGVVFLVTGVLVDYGRRRLMRVVR
- a CDS encoding GDYXXLXY domain-containing protein, which gives rise to MSRLTSRPVLVAAAVVLQLALLTVAVWPQLSARLTGTRYRLAVGPVDPVDPFRGAYAALQYPGLPVARGLRPGRVFVPLTRDGAVWKGTGVVVARPAAPPYLTCETRGEGPLSCGIDSLFLPEDAARRVQEELRDDRAAAVVRVDDQGNAAVLDIEPR
- a CDS encoding DUF397 domain-containing protein, whose product is MSDTGEKSELYAMDISDVTWLSAPGSTSDDRIEIAYLPGGAVALRNPADPNGTVLRYTAGEWRAFVLGVRDGEFDD
- a CDS encoding polysaccharide deacetylase family protein — encoded protein: MMRRWLPILTVTLTAVVAASPLAAADPAGRSGEAGTTGAAAKTGTAARTGTVTTAAKARTVDCAKVKCIALTFDDGPGRHTGKLLKTLSKNKTKVTFFLMGRQADRYPGTARAIARAGHEIGNHTYDHPHLTSLYDGLIRDELVRAQDSIERATGRRPTLMRPPYGDTDERVSGIAAELGLAQILWNRTARDWELRNTKAITKRVLGDAARDKVVLMHDIWPETVAAMPGILRSLKKKGYHVVTVSTLLRGRELGAGETYPVSGWR